TAGTAAGTATTATCAAGCTACCTAAatctcctctactgtagtaatTTATCAAGCTACCTAatctcctctactgtagtaatTCATCAAGCTACCTAatctcctctactgtagtaatTTCATCAAGCTACCTAATCTCTCTACTGTAGTAATATCAAGTACCTAATCTCCTTTACTGGTAGAATTCTCAACAACCCCTAATCTCCTCTTACTGTAGTAATTATTCAGCTACCTAATATCCTCTACTGTAGTAATTTATCAAGCTACCTAATCCTCTACTGTAGTAATTTATCAAGCTTACCTAATATCCTCTACTGTAGTTAATTTATCAAGCTACCTAatctcctctactgtagtaatTTATCGAGCTACCTAATCTCCTCTACTGTTAGTAATTTATCAAGCTACCTATATCCTCTACTGTAGTAATTATCAAGCTACCTAATATCCTCTACTGTAGTAGTATTTATCAAGCTACCTAATATCCTCTACTGTAGTAATTTATCAAGCTACCTAATATCCTCTACTGTAGTAATTTATCAAGCACCTATAATCCTCTACTGTAGTAATTTATCAAGCTACCTAATCTCCTCTACGTAGTAATTTATCAAGCTACCTAATATCCTCTACTGTAGTAAATTTATCAAGCTACCTAATATCCTCTACTGTAGTAATTATCAAAGCTACTATATCCCTACTGTAGTAATTATCAAGCTACCTAATATCCTCTACTGTAGTAATTATCAAAGCTAACCTAATATCCTCTTACTGTAGTAATTTATCAAGCTACCTAATATCCTCTACTGTAGTAATTTATCAAGCTACCTATATCCTCTACTGTAGTAATTTATCAAGCACCAATTCCTCTACTGTAGTAATTTATCAAGCTACCTAATATCCTCTACTGTCAGTATTTATCAAGCTACCTAATATCCTCTACTGTAGTAATTTATCAAGCTACCTAATATCCTCTACTGTAGTAATTTTATCAAGCTACCTTGATAATATTACTCCAATTCTGGTATGAATTGATGAAAGGAAAACAAACAGAGACAAGGGGACGTGTAGagcgatttaaaaatatatatatttgtgtcggGGGcagtagaagagaagagagatatgcCTTTGTTAGGGAGGAAATCCCAATAGTGCTCATTCACTTTCCGACCCTCTCGTGTTAATTGGCTGGGATGAGTGAGTGTGCCGCGACCCATTAAACACCAGGGATGAGAACACCGCCACTCGCTCACTCTCCCCGCTGAGCCGAGCTGGTCGCATGCTGGTCGGCATGCTGACGCCGTAGGCAGAGTGACATTGATCTGTCCGTGCACCTCCATCCGTCTTCTCGACAGAGGGAGCCCGATTTTCATAAAAATGGAAATTGAGCGCATCTCGTCTCTTCTGACACGCGGCCTGAAACGAGAGCAGTGCCGGGCTATCAGCAGTACCTTACCTAACAAAACCCCCTTACCTACACAAACCCCCCTTACCTAACACAACCCCCTTACCTAACACAACCCCCCTTACCTAACACAACCCTGGTTGCAGGATAAAGAGATACAAAACCCACCGTTACCCTTGACATATCATTTACTCATGTAGTGTTTAGTCATTAATTTAGCCCTCAACAACCACTCAAAACTAGCATAGCACATTACCCTCTCTCATCTTcatcaaaacaaacattttcatgtGATAGCGtgttcagggagagagagagggaccactctcactctcactctcactctctctctcactctcactctcacaagATAGCTGTCAGTTCTGTAATCCCAGGTTCCTGGTATGAGAGGGGAACCTGtattcagggttggggagtaactaaTTAGTGGTAACTGACTACATTTAGAAAGCAGCCTACACGATCCACTAGGCACAGATATCAGTTCTTCATTTAAATTCGATTGAGTTGTCAATTAacgtgaaataaaacatttaaaaaaacatttgagccatgtcattaatataatattaatattaaaatTATAAAATTAATATTAAAATATAGATATATCAATtcctgaaatgtctttattttgatgaatttccACATTGGATTGAACGTCACCAgaaggtttttgttgttgttgaaaagacaatattgattcaaccagttagTGCCCATTGGTGAGTCTGTATTATACCAGCTCTCTGCAGACCTGGGTTGCctcactctctgcctctctgttttgtgtgtggtcTCTCGTGAAATATTCGACCAATTACAGCTTATGTTAAAAAAAWATATTTTGGGGAAATCCTCGTACGTCTCGTAAAACAAGGGCTCGCTGTGTCGTCCATAATGAGTCTCCATAGAGACCGAGCACCAATCACACTTGTCCACCAGCTAAGAGGAATATTACCATCTGAAGCCATTCATTTGAATCAACCTCTTGCTTTGCACATGATaatcaacccccccccaccccaataaTCTATTATTTACTCAGTGTCCAAATAACACAAAGAGCCCTGATCGCACCGCATGTCATTATCGTCATGGTTGCAAAGACTAAGGAGAAGCCCTCTCAGAAACAATAGCTCTTTCAGTCTTCTGTTTCCGTTTCACGGGCTGTAATAGTCACGCACTCAAATGTCATTTGGTCATGGGGCCTGTGGCgttttcaatcaaatcaattgcttcGCTCCCATTCGGAGAACATTCATCAGCCTCTGAATAGCTCCTAGATTCCCACCCCTCCTCCATTCTTCCTCGCTGAGGCCAATGGAGTACCCACCCCTCCTCCATTCTTCCTCACTGAGGCCAATGGAGTACCCACCCCCAAGAGAGAGATCTGGGGGCCTGGGCTTTTAGGGTCTGGGGGTTTGAGGGTCTGAAGTTGGGGTCTGGgatttgaggatctgggggttGGGGCCTGGGGTTGGGGTTTGAGTATCTGGGTTTTGGGGTCTGTGGGTTGGGGACCTGAGGGTTTGGGTCTGAGGTTTGGTGGTTGGGCCTGGGGGGTTGGGGTGTTGAGGCCCTGGGGGTTTGAGTATCTGGGGTTTGGGGTCTGTGGGTTGGGACCTTGAGGGTTTGGTCTAGAGGTTTGGGGTTGGGGCctgggggttggggtggggggtggggtctGGGGTATGGGGCCTGGGGTTTGGGTCTGGgggtttgaggatctgggggtgGCCTGGGGGGTTGTGGTCTGGGGGTTTGGGGCCTGGGGTTTGGGTCTGGGGGTTTGAGGATCTGGGGTTTGGGGGTTTGGGCCTGGGGGGTTGGGGGGCTGGGGTTGGGCCTGGGGGTTGGGCCCTGGGGGTTTGGGGGCCTGGGGGTTTGGGGCCTGGGCGGGGGTGGGTGCGGGGGTTTGGGCCTGGGGGTTTGGGTCTGGGGTTTGGGGTCTGGGGGGTTGGGGTCGTGGGGGTTGGGTCTGGGGGTTGGGGCTCTGGGGGTTTAAGGGTCTGGGGGTTTGGGGTCTGGGGTTTGGGGTCTGGGGGTTGGGGTCTGGGGGTGGGGTCTGGGGGTTGGGGCCTGGGGGTTGGGGCCTGGGGGGTTGGGCCTGGGGGTTTGGGGTCTGGGGGTTTGGGGTCTGGGGGGTTGTGGTCTGGGGGTTTGGGGCTGAGGGTTGGGGTCGGGGGCTTGGGTCTGGGGGTTTGGGGCCTGGGGGGGTGGGCCTGGGGTTTGGGGTCTGGGGTGGGGTCTGGGGTTTGGGGTCTGGGGGTTGTGGTCTGGGTTTGGGGTCTGAGGTGGGGTCTCGGGTTTGGGGTCTGAGGTTGGGGTCTGGGGGGTTGGGGTCTGGGGGTTGGGGCCTGGGGGGTTGGGCCTGGGGGTTTGGGGTCTGGGGTTGGGGTCTGGGGTGGTTTGGGGTCTGGGCGGTTTGGTCTGGGGGTTTGGGCCTGAGGGTTGGGCCTGGGGGTTGGGGGTTTGGGGGTTTGGGGGTTAGGCTTCTGAGTGTTTTCTTACCATACTCCCTAACCAGGAAAAACTTGGGCCACCAGTTCATGACCACTTTCACCCTAGTTAGGGCCCCATAAGGCCAGCGGTATTGAGGGCTTTAGGAGCTGGCTGTGGCTATGGCATTATAGAGGAAGCTGGGGCCTGAGGTTGGGATAGGGGCCCCTGGCTGTGGCTATGGCATATAGTGGAAGCTGGGGCTGAGGTTGGGATAAGGGGCCCCTGGCTGTGGCTGTGCATTATAGTGGAAGCTGGGGCTGAGGTTGGGATAGAGGCCCCTGGCTGTGGCTGGACATTATAGTGGAAGCTGTGGCTGAGGTGGGATAGGGCCcctggctgtggctgtggctgtggctgagGTTGGGTGTGTAATGTTTGCTAAGCAGTCTCTTTACAGGCTGGCTGTGATGAGTCCACCTCCCAGAGAGGAGCATGGGGAATCACAAATGACACTGGAAAAGACAGCTGGAGCTCGAGCCTGTCCCTCACCTTAATGGTgtatgtgagttgtgtgtgtgtgtgtgggggggggggggggggggggggggtaaagtgtgtgtgtgtgtgtgtgagtaaagtgtgtgtgtgttgggggtaaagtgtgtgtgtcttggggggggggggggggggggtaaatgtgtgtgtgtgtgtgtgtgtgtgtgtgtgtgtggtgtgtgtgtgtgtgtgtgtgtgctgtgtgtgtggtgttgtgtgtttgtctgtgtgtgtgtgtgtgtgtgtgtgtgtgtgtggtgtgtgttagggggtaaagtgtgtgtgtgtgttgggggggataaaatgtgtgtgtgtgttgtgtgttggggggtgaagtgtgtgtgggggttaaatgtgtaatgtgtgtgttgggggaaagtgtgtgtgtgtgtttgggggtaaagtgtgtgtgtgtgttggggtaaagtgtgttggttgtgttggcgggctacacgtgtgtgtgtgttggggggtaaagtgtgtgtgtgtgtgtgtgggtaaaggtgtgtgtgtgttgtgttggggtaaagtgtgtgttggggtgttgtttgggggtaaagtgtgtgtggggtaaagtgtgtgtgtgtgttgggggtaaaGTGTGTTGGGGGggtaaagtgtttgtgtgtgtgttggggggtaaagtggtgttggggtaaagtgtgtgtgtgtattggggatAAAGCTGTGTTGGGGGGGGGTAAAGTGTGTTGggggtaacgtgtgtgtgtgtgtgttgggcgtaAAGTCGTGTGGGGGGTAAAAgtgttgtgtgttgggggggtaaagtgtgtgttggggtaaatgtgtgtgtgtgttgggggtaaagtgtgtgttggggggtaaagtgtggtggtgtgttggggggggtaaAGTGGTGTTGGGTgcggtaaagtgtgtgtgtgtgttgggggtaaaGTGTGTTgggggtaaagtgtgtgtgtgtgttggggggtaaAGTTCGGTTGGGGGGgtacagtgtgtgggtgtgtgggggtaAAGTGTGTTgggggtaaagtgtgtgtgtgttgggggtaaaGTGTGTTGGGGGTAAAGTGTGGTTAGGGGGTAAGTCGTGTtagggagtgtgtttgtgtggggggtAAAGTGTTGTTGTGGGGGTAAAGTGTGGTGGGGTAAAGTGTGTTAgggggtaaagtgtgtgtgtgttggggggtaatgtgtgtgtgtttgggggtaaaggtgtgtgtgtgtgcgttgggtaaagtgtgtggtgtgtgttggggggtaaagtgtgtgtgtgtgtgtttgggggggttaaaagtgtgtgtgtgttgggggtaaagtgtgtgtgttggtggggggtaaaggtgtgtgtgtgtgtgttgggggggtagaagtgtgtgtgtgtgttggggggggtaaagtgggtgtgtgtgttggggggataaagtgtgctgtgtgtgttggggggttaaatgtttgtgtgtgtgggggggtgtgttgGGGTTggggtaaagtgtgtgtgtgtgttttgggggggtaaaagtggtggtgtgtgctgtgttgggggaggggtaataaagtgttgtgtttgttggGTTGGTGTTGGGGGTTGACACACCCGCGCCNNNNNNNNNNNNNNNNNNNNNNNNNNNNNNNNNNNNNNNNNNNNNNNNNNNNNNNNNNNNNNNNNNNNNNNNNNNNNNNNNNNNNNNNNNNNNNNNNNNNNNNNNNNNNNNNNNNNNNNNNNNNNNNNNNNNNNNNNNNNNNNNNNNNNNNNNNNNNNNNNNNNNNNNNNNNNNNNNNNNNNNNNNNNNNNNNNNNNNNNNNNNNNNNNNNNNNNNNNNNNNNNNNNNNNNNNNNNNNNNNNNNNNNNNNNNNNNNNNNNNNNNNNNNNNNNNNNNNNNNNNNNNNNNNNNNNNNNNNNNNNNNNNNNNNNNNNNNNNNNNNNNNNNNNNNNNNNNNNNNNNNNNNNNNNNNNNNNNNNNNNNNNNNNNNNNNNNNNNNNNNNNNNNNNNNNNNNNNNNNNNNNNNNNNNNNNNNNNNNNNNNNNNNNNNNNNNNNNNNNNNNNNNNNNNNNNNNNNNNNNNNNNNNNNNNNNNNNNNNNNNNNNNNNNNNNNNNNNNNNNNNNNNNNNNNNNNNNNNNNNNNNNNNNNNNNNNNNNNNNNNNNNNNNNNNNNNNNNNNNNNNNNNNNNNNNNNNNNNNNNNNNNNNNNNNNNNNNNNNNNNNNNNNNNNNNNNNNNNNNNNNNNNNNNNNNNNNNNNNNNNNNNNNNNNNNNNNNNNNNNNNNNNNNNNNNNNNNNNNNNNNNNNNNNNNNNNNNNNNNNNNNNNNNNNNNNNNNNNNNNNNNNNNNNNNNNNNNNNNNNNNNNNNNNNNNNNNNNNNNNNNNNNNNNNNNNNNNNNNNNNNNNNNNNNNNNNNNNNNNNNNNNNNNNNNNNNNNNNNNNNNNNNNNNNNNNNNNNNNNNNNNNNNNNNNNNNNNNNNNNNNNNNNNNNNNNNNNNNNNNNNNNNNNNNNNNNNNNNNNNNNNNNNNNNNNNNNNNNNNNNNNNNNNNNNNNNNNNNNNNNNNNNNNNNNNNNNNNNNNNNNNNNNNNNNNNNNNNNNNNNNNNNNNNNNNNNNNNNNNNNNNNNNNNNNNNNNNNNNNNNNNNNNNNNNNNNNNNNNNNNNNNNNNNNNNNNNNNNNNNNNNNNNNNNNNNNNNNNNNNNNNNNNNNNNNNNNNNNNNNNNNNNNNNNNNNNNNNNNNNNNNNNNNNNNNNNNNNNNNNNNNNNNNNNNNNNNNNNNNNNNNNNNNNNNNNNNNNNNNNNNNNNNNNNNNNNNNNNNNNNNNNNNNNNNNNNNNNNNNNNNNNNNNNNNNNNNNNNNNNNNNNNNNNNNNNNNNNNNNNNNNNNNNNNNNNNNNNNNNNNNNNNNNNNNNNNNNNNNNNNNNNNNNNNNNNNNNNNNNNNNNNNNNNNNNNNNNNNNNNNNNNNNNNNNNNNNNNNNNNNNNNNNNNNNNNNNNNNNNNNNNNNNNNNNNNNNNNNNNNNNNNNNNNNNNNNNNNNNNNNNNNNNNNNNNNNNNNNNNNNNNNNNNNNNNNNNNNNNNNNNNNNNNNNNNNNNNNNNNNNNNNNNNNNNNNNNNNNNNNNNNNNNNNNNNNNNNNNNNNNNNNNNNNNNNNNNNNNNNNNNNNNNNNNNNNNNNNNNNNNNNNNNNNNNNNNNNNNNNNNNNNNNNNNNNNNNNNNNNNNNNNNNNNNNNNNNNNNNNNNNNNNNNNNNNNNNNNNNNNNNNNNNNNNNNNNNNNNNNNNNNNNNNNNNNNNNNNNNNNNNNNNNNNNNNNNNNNNNNNNNNNNNNNNNNNNNNNNNNNNNNNNNNNNNNNNNNNNNNNNNNNNNNNNNNNNNNNNNNNNNNNNNNNNNNNNNNNNNNNNNNNNNNNNNNNNNNNNNNNNNNNNNNNNNNNNNNNNNNNNNNNNNNNNNNNNNNNNNNNNNNNNNNNNNNNNNNNNNNNNNNNNNNNNNNNNNNNNNNNNNNNNNNNNNNNNNNNNNNNNNNNNNNNNNNNNNNNNNNNNNNNNNNNNNNNNNNNNNNNNNNNNNNNNNNNNNNNNNNNNNNNNNNNNNNNNNNNNNNNNNNNNNNNNNNNNNNNNNNNNNNNNNNNNNNNNNNNNNNNNNNNNNNNNNNNNNNNNNNNNNNNNNNNNNNNNNNNNNNNNNNNNNNNNNNNNNNNNNNNNNNNNNNNNNNNNNNNNNNNNNNNNNNNNNNNNNNNNNNNNNNNNNNNNNNNNNNNNNNNNNNNNNNN
The window above is part of the Salvelinus sp. IW2-2015 unplaced genomic scaffold, ASM291031v2 Un_scaffold5196, whole genome shotgun sequence genome. Proteins encoded here:
- the LOC139026582 gene encoding uncharacterized protein, encoding MNWWPKFFLVREYGKKTLRSLTPKPPNPQPPGPTLRPKPPDQTAQTPNHPRPQPQTPNPQAQPPRPQPPDPNPPDPNLRPQTRDPTSDPKPRPQPPDPKPQTPPQTPNPRPTPPGPKPPDPSPRPQPSAPNPQTTTPQTPNPQTPNPQAQPPRPQPPGPNPQTPPPDPNPQTPNPRPQTPRPLNPQSPNPQTQPPRPQPPRPQTPDPNPQAQTPAPTPAQAPNPQAPKPPGPNPQAQPQPPNPPGPNPQTPDPQTPRPKPQAPNPQTTTPQATPRSSNPQTQTPGPIPQTPPPTPTPRPQPQTSRPNPQGPNPQTPNPRYSNPQGLNTPTPQAQPPNLRPKPSGPQPTDPKTQILKPQPQAPTPRSSNPRPQLQTLKPPDPKSPGPQISLLGVGTPLASVRKNGGGVGTPLASARKNGGGVGI